A window from Flavobacterium gyeonganense encodes these proteins:
- a CDS encoding aspartate kinase, whose translation MRVFKFGGASVKDAEGIKNVYDVLQKVGYEDVILVVSAMGKTTNALELVIKNYFDKPEELNSSVQEIKKYHNQILLDLFEDEKHAVFAAVNEQFSELEYFLAHNKSPNYNFVYDQIVSFGELISTNILSHFMNFMGIQTQWLDVRNFIKTNANYRDAEVDWETTEQNISKNVPRKILNITQGFLGADENNFTTTLGREGSDYTAGIFAYCLNAESVTIWKDVPGVMNADPRYFENASLLNQISYREAIELAFYGATVIHPKTLQPLQKKEIPLYVKSFVNPLLKGTCVSKGVDLEPYLPCFIVKREQLLISLSSIDFSFIMEENISEIFGLFHQFKLKVNLIQNSAISFSVCVEDKFGNFNELNAILSKKFKVDFTDNVTLYTIRHFNEQAAETVVENKEVLLRQVSRETMQIVTKELN comes from the coding sequence ATGAGAGTATTTAAATTTGGTGGTGCATCAGTAAAAGATGCTGAAGGAATTAAAAACGTTTATGACGTTTTACAAAAAGTTGGGTATGAAGATGTGATTTTAGTCGTTTCGGCTATGGGGAAAACCACAAATGCTCTGGAGCTTGTTATCAAGAATTATTTTGATAAACCCGAAGAGCTTAATTCATCTGTACAAGAGATAAAAAAATATCATAATCAAATATTGCTTGATCTATTTGAAGATGAAAAGCATGCCGTTTTTGCAGCAGTTAATGAGCAATTTTCAGAATTAGAATATTTTCTGGCGCATAATAAATCCCCTAACTACAATTTCGTTTACGATCAGATTGTGAGTTTTGGTGAGTTGATTTCGACAAATATCCTAAGTCATTTTATGAACTTCATGGGCATCCAGACACAATGGCTTGATGTACGTAACTTCATTAAAACCAATGCAAATTACAGAGATGCAGAAGTTGACTGGGAAACAACTGAACAAAATATCAGCAAAAATGTACCACGCAAAATATTAAACATTACACAAGGATTTTTAGGAGCAGACGAAAACAATTTCACTACCACTTTAGGCCGTGAAGGTTCTGACTATACTGCCGGAATTTTTGCTTATTGCCTAAATGCAGAAAGCGTTACGATCTGGAAAGATGTTCCGGGAGTTATGAATGCTGATCCGCGTTATTTTGAGAATGCGAGTTTGTTAAACCAGATTTCATACCGTGAAGCTATTGAACTTGCTTTTTACGGCGCAACGGTTATCCACCCGAAAACATTGCAGCCATTACAAAAGAAAGAAATTCCTTTATATGTAAAATCATTTGTGAATCCGTTATTAAAAGGAACCTGCGTTTCTAAAGGAGTAGATTTAGAGCCTTACCTGCCTTGTTTTATTGTAAAAAGAGAGCAGCTTTTAATTTCGCTTTCTTCTATTGATTTTTCTTTTATTATGGAAGAAAACATCAGTGAAATTTTCGGGTTATTCCATCAGTTTAAACTGAAAGTAAACCTGATTCAGAACTCAGCGATTAGTTTCTCTGTTTGCGTAGAAGATAAATTTGGAAACTTCAACGAACTGAATGCGATCCTTTCGAAAAAATTCAAAGTTGATTTTACTGACAATGTAACCTTATACACGATTCGTCATTTTAATGAACAAGCTGCAGAAACTGTTGTAGAAAACAAAGAAGTTTTACTTAGACAAGTAAGCCGCGAAACCATGCAGATTGTAACCAAAGAACTCAATTAA
- a CDS encoding DUF5808 domain-containing protein — protein MNNNYEPSEETKNRWHNDPDNWVWGIFYYNPEDPRLYLPKKIKEFGWTMNFANPNSAIVMLILISVILIFTLSAH, from the coding sequence ATGAATAATAATTATGAACCAAGTGAAGAAACCAAAAACAGATGGCATAATGATCCGGACAATTGGGTTTGGGGAATATTTTATTATAATCCAGAAGACCCGAGATTATATCTACCCAAAAAAATCAAAGAATTTGGATGGACAATGAACTTTGCAAATCCTAATTCAGCAATTGTAATGTTAATATTGATTTCAGTCATATTAATCTTCACACTGTCTGCTCATTAA